A genomic stretch from Sporocytophaga myxococcoides DSM 11118 includes:
- a CDS encoding WbqC family protein, with protein sequence MQQESQRIVLDLQYLPCIEYFLNILKAKEVVFENSENYLRHTYRNRCKILTADKVLELSVPVKHEGKKLYTEVEIDYSQKWLQVHQRAIVSAYRNAPYFEYYWPFFEGIYSKNHRTLFDMNFEFLTLCLKLFQIEKNISFTNSYIKEYEDVFDMRNHIIPKRNQAEDPKLGRITYRQVFGRNFVNNMSIIDLLFCEGNNAINVMNT encoded by the coding sequence ATGCAACAAGAATCACAAAGAATAGTATTAGACTTACAGTACCTTCCCTGTATCGAATATTTTTTAAATATATTGAAAGCGAAGGAAGTTGTTTTTGAAAATTCGGAAAATTATCTCAGGCATACTTACAGAAATCGTTGTAAAATATTAACGGCAGATAAGGTTTTGGAATTGTCTGTTCCTGTTAAGCATGAAGGTAAAAAGCTATATACGGAAGTAGAAATCGATTATTCCCAAAAGTGGCTTCAGGTCCATCAAAGGGCGATTGTTTCAGCTTATAGAAATGCTCCTTATTTTGAGTATTACTGGCCGTTTTTTGAGGGTATTTATTCCAAAAATCACAGAACTTTATTTGATATGAATTTTGAATTTCTGACACTTTGTCTGAAATTATTTCAAATTGAAAAGAATATTTCCTTTACAAACAGTTATATAAAAGAATATGAGGACGTTTTTGATATGAGAAATCATATTATCCCTAAAAGAAATCAGGCAGAAGACCCCAAACTTGGCAGAATAACATATCGACAAGTGTTTGGCAGGAATTTTGTAAATAACATGAGCATAATTGATTTATTATTTTGTGAAGGAAATAATGCAATAAATGTTATGAATACGTAA